A window of Epinephelus fuscoguttatus linkage group LG24, E.fuscoguttatus.final_Chr_v1 contains these coding sequences:
- the nfkbiz gene encoding NF-kappa-B inhibitor zeta isoform X2: protein MLDQRGNETRRSQILPMETSFNHNNKGLFITDLRPPEYVHAVHKKTVKELLLMRRELYPHTYQEVLCGPAGRGLLSVPEAHGNQKWNHSQDEIYPVHKFKSPKSEAPVSDLSPHQWDPPGPGNIFDITNHVPAASPENGHIPPQQMQHQALQGPAAPTAEVKTLFDWQIQREGQRVGEVSPETLSMQDADGDTALHIAVAQGKRALAYVLATKMAQCGSVDVKEHNGQTALQIAAATNHHLIVKDLLEHGAQVDTRDLWGRSPLHLCAEKGHFLSLQSIWRTLMGSGQLIDIEMFNYDGLTPLHAAVLSHNAVVKEQRSLENLCSYMAKELVQKTQMYVECIRTLLLMGASCGTKDLKSGRTCLHIASEEANVELLNIFLDLPSSLSVVNVKTFSGNTALHIVSSLQNHKSQVEAVKLLMRKGADPGTRNFENEMPSQLVPEGPTGDKKWRSTGEEET, encoded by the exons ATGTTGGATCAAAGAGGGAACGAGACCAGAAGGAGCCAGATTCTGCCCATGGAGACCAGCTTCAACCACAACAATAAAG GCCTTTTTATCACTGATCTCAGACCGCCTGAGTACGTCCACGCTGTGCACAAGAAGACAGTGAaagagctgctgctgatgagaCGCGAG CTATATCCCCATACGTACCAGGAAGTACTGTGTGGTCCTGCaggcagaggtcttttgtctgtcCCAGAGGCCCATGGGAATCAG aAATGGAACCACTCACAGGACGAAATCTACCCGGTCCATAAATTCAAATCTCCAAAATCTGAAGCTCCTGTCAGTGACCTGAGTCCTCACCAGTGGGACCCTCCAGGACCAGGAAATATATTTGATATTACAAATCATGTCCCTGCTGCTTCTCCTGAAAATGGACACATTCCTCCACAACAAATGCAACATCAAGCTCTGCAGGGACCAGCGGCTCCGACTGCTGAAGTGAAGACTTTATTTGACTGGCAGatacagagagagggacagagggtTGGAGAAGTGTCTCCTGAGACGCTGAGCATGCAAGATGCAGATGGTGACAC AGCTCTCCACATCGCAGTGGCACAAGGTAAACGGGCTCTGGCTTATGTGCTTGCTACAAAAATGGCTCAGTGTGGCTCTGTGGATGTGAAAGAACATAATGGCCAG ACAGCTCTTCAGATAGCAGCCGCCACCAATCACCACTTAATAGTCAAGGATCTATTGGAACATGGAGCACAAGTCGACACTCGTGACCTGTGGGGTCGTTCTCCTTTACACTTGTGTGCCGAGAAGGGACATTTTCTCAGTCTTCAG AGCATCTGGAGGACCCTGATGGGCAGTGGGCAGCTGATCGATATTGAAATGTTCAACTATGATG GTTTAACCCCGCTGCATGCAGCAGTCCTGTCTCACAACGCTGTTGTtaaagagcagaggagtctgGAGAATCTTTGCTCATACATGGCAAAGGAGCTGGTGCAGAAGACACAGATGTATGTGGAGTGTATAAGAACTCTGCTGCTCATGGGTGCCTCCTGTGGGACAAAG GATCTAAAAAGCGGACGGACGTGTCTTCACATAGCTTCCGAGGAGGCAAATGTGGAGCTGCTTAACATTTTCCTGGACCTGCCATCTTCACTGTCAGTCGTAAATGTTAAG ACATTCAGTGGGAACACGGCCCTGCACATTGTCAGTTCTCTGCAAAATCACAAAAGTCAAGTGGAAGCAGTGAAGCTGCTGATGAGAAAAGGAGCGGACCCTGGGACCAGGAactttgaaaatgaaatgccGTCTCAGCTGGTGCCTGAAGGACCCACCGGTGACAAG aagtggagaagtacaggagaggaagagacatga
- the nfkbiz gene encoding NF-kappa-B inhibitor zeta isoform X3, which produces MLDQRGNETRRSQILPMETSFNHNNKGLFITDLRPPEYVHAVHKKTVKELLLMRREKWNHSQDEIYPVHKFKSPKSEAPVSDLSPHQWDPPGPGNIFDITNHVPAASPENGHIPPQQMQHQALQGPAAPTAEVKTLFDWQIQREGQRVGEVSPETLSMQDADGDTALHIAVAQGKRALAYVLATKMAQCGSVDVKEHNGQTALQIAAATNHHLIVKDLLEHGAQVDTRDLWGRSPLHLCAEKGHFLSLQSIWRTLMGSGQLIDIEMFNYDGLTPLHAAVLSHNAVVKEQRSLENLCSYMAKELVQKTQMYVECIRTLLLMGASCGTKDLKSGRTCLHIASEEANVELLNIFLDLPSSLSVVNVKTFSGNTALHIVSSLQNHKSQVEAVKLLMRKGADPGTRNFENEMPSQLVPEGPTGDKVRQILKGKYFHV; this is translated from the exons ATGTTGGATCAAAGAGGGAACGAGACCAGAAGGAGCCAGATTCTGCCCATGGAGACCAGCTTCAACCACAACAATAAAG GCCTTTTTATCACTGATCTCAGACCGCCTGAGTACGTCCACGCTGTGCACAAGAAGACAGTGAaagagctgctgctgatgagaCGCGAG aAATGGAACCACTCACAGGACGAAATCTACCCGGTCCATAAATTCAAATCTCCAAAATCTGAAGCTCCTGTCAGTGACCTGAGTCCTCACCAGTGGGACCCTCCAGGACCAGGAAATATATTTGATATTACAAATCATGTCCCTGCTGCTTCTCCTGAAAATGGACACATTCCTCCACAACAAATGCAACATCAAGCTCTGCAGGGACCAGCGGCTCCGACTGCTGAAGTGAAGACTTTATTTGACTGGCAGatacagagagagggacagagggtTGGAGAAGTGTCTCCTGAGACGCTGAGCATGCAAGATGCAGATGGTGACAC AGCTCTCCACATCGCAGTGGCACAAGGTAAACGGGCTCTGGCTTATGTGCTTGCTACAAAAATGGCTCAGTGTGGCTCTGTGGATGTGAAAGAACATAATGGCCAG ACAGCTCTTCAGATAGCAGCCGCCACCAATCACCACTTAATAGTCAAGGATCTATTGGAACATGGAGCACAAGTCGACACTCGTGACCTGTGGGGTCGTTCTCCTTTACACTTGTGTGCCGAGAAGGGACATTTTCTCAGTCTTCAG AGCATCTGGAGGACCCTGATGGGCAGTGGGCAGCTGATCGATATTGAAATGTTCAACTATGATG GTTTAACCCCGCTGCATGCAGCAGTCCTGTCTCACAACGCTGTTGTtaaagagcagaggagtctgGAGAATCTTTGCTCATACATGGCAAAGGAGCTGGTGCAGAAGACACAGATGTATGTGGAGTGTATAAGAACTCTGCTGCTCATGGGTGCCTCCTGTGGGACAAAG GATCTAAAAAGCGGACGGACGTGTCTTCACATAGCTTCCGAGGAGGCAAATGTGGAGCTGCTTAACATTTTCCTGGACCTGCCATCTTCACTGTCAGTCGTAAATGTTAAG ACATTCAGTGGGAACACGGCCCTGCACATTGTCAGTTCTCTGCAAAATCACAAAAGTCAAGTGGAAGCAGTGAAGCTGCTGATGAGAAAAGGAGCGGACCCTGGGACCAGGAactttgaaaatgaaatgccGTCTCAGCTGGTGCCTGAAGGACCCACCGGTGACAAG GTGCGGCAGATCCTGAAAGgaaaatattttcatgtttaa
- the nfkbiz gene encoding NF-kappa-B inhibitor zeta isoform X1, with product MLDQRGNETRRSQILPMETSFNHNNKGLFITDLRPPEYVHAVHKKTVKELLLMRRELYPHTYQEVLCGPAGRGLLSVPEAHGNQKWNHSQDEIYPVHKFKSPKSEAPVSDLSPHQWDPPGPGNIFDITNHVPAASPENGHIPPQQMQHQALQGPAAPTAEVKTLFDWQIQREGQRVGEVSPETLSMQDADGDTALHIAVAQGKRALAYVLATKMAQCGSVDVKEHNGQTALQIAAATNHHLIVKDLLEHGAQVDTRDLWGRSPLHLCAEKGHFLSLQSIWRTLMGSGQLIDIEMFNYDGLTPLHAAVLSHNAVVKEQRSLENLCSYMAKELVQKTQMYVECIRTLLLMGASCGTKDLKSGRTCLHIASEEANVELLNIFLDLPSSLSVVNVKTFSGNTALHIVSSLQNHKSQVEAVKLLMRKGADPGTRNFENEMPSQLVPEGPTGDKVRQILKGKYFHV from the exons ATGTTGGATCAAAGAGGGAACGAGACCAGAAGGAGCCAGATTCTGCCCATGGAGACCAGCTTCAACCACAACAATAAAG GCCTTTTTATCACTGATCTCAGACCGCCTGAGTACGTCCACGCTGTGCACAAGAAGACAGTGAaagagctgctgctgatgagaCGCGAG CTATATCCCCATACGTACCAGGAAGTACTGTGTGGTCCTGCaggcagaggtcttttgtctgtcCCAGAGGCCCATGGGAATCAG aAATGGAACCACTCACAGGACGAAATCTACCCGGTCCATAAATTCAAATCTCCAAAATCTGAAGCTCCTGTCAGTGACCTGAGTCCTCACCAGTGGGACCCTCCAGGACCAGGAAATATATTTGATATTACAAATCATGTCCCTGCTGCTTCTCCTGAAAATGGACACATTCCTCCACAACAAATGCAACATCAAGCTCTGCAGGGACCAGCGGCTCCGACTGCTGAAGTGAAGACTTTATTTGACTGGCAGatacagagagagggacagagggtTGGAGAAGTGTCTCCTGAGACGCTGAGCATGCAAGATGCAGATGGTGACAC AGCTCTCCACATCGCAGTGGCACAAGGTAAACGGGCTCTGGCTTATGTGCTTGCTACAAAAATGGCTCAGTGTGGCTCTGTGGATGTGAAAGAACATAATGGCCAG ACAGCTCTTCAGATAGCAGCCGCCACCAATCACCACTTAATAGTCAAGGATCTATTGGAACATGGAGCACAAGTCGACACTCGTGACCTGTGGGGTCGTTCTCCTTTACACTTGTGTGCCGAGAAGGGACATTTTCTCAGTCTTCAG AGCATCTGGAGGACCCTGATGGGCAGTGGGCAGCTGATCGATATTGAAATGTTCAACTATGATG GTTTAACCCCGCTGCATGCAGCAGTCCTGTCTCACAACGCTGTTGTtaaagagcagaggagtctgGAGAATCTTTGCTCATACATGGCAAAGGAGCTGGTGCAGAAGACACAGATGTATGTGGAGTGTATAAGAACTCTGCTGCTCATGGGTGCCTCCTGTGGGACAAAG GATCTAAAAAGCGGACGGACGTGTCTTCACATAGCTTCCGAGGAGGCAAATGTGGAGCTGCTTAACATTTTCCTGGACCTGCCATCTTCACTGTCAGTCGTAAATGTTAAG ACATTCAGTGGGAACACGGCCCTGCACATTGTCAGTTCTCTGCAAAATCACAAAAGTCAAGTGGAAGCAGTGAAGCTGCTGATGAGAAAAGGAGCGGACCCTGGGACCAGGAactttgaaaatgaaatgccGTCTCAGCTGGTGCCTGAAGGACCCACCGGTGACAAG GTGCGGCAGATCCTGAAAGgaaaatattttcatgtttaa